The proteins below are encoded in one region of Rhizobacter sp.:
- a CDS encoding phosphotransferase gives MSTDTSPHTIDTQALERYLQAHLPGYRGPLQIEKFKGGQSNPTYKLVTPERSYVMRSKPGPVAKLLPSAHAIEREYRVMSALQGTAVPVPRMHLLCEDESVIGRAFFIMEFMQGRVLWDQSLPGMSRDERAALYDEMNRVIAALHQVDVKAIGLADYGKPGSYFERQIARWSKQYVASITLPIEAMDRLMEWLPAHMPASARDESQVSIVHGDYRLDNLMFHPTEPRAIAVLDWELSTLGHPLADFSYHCMSWHIPQATFRGIGGLDLASLGIPTEADYLRRYCERTGRHDVASVEADWNFYLAYNLFRAAGISQGIAKRVENGTASSAEARQVAASARPLADMAWHFAQQA, from the coding sequence ATGAGTACCGACACCAGCCCCCATACGATCGACACGCAGGCGCTCGAGCGTTACCTGCAGGCCCATCTGCCCGGCTATCGCGGCCCGCTGCAGATCGAGAAGTTCAAGGGCGGCCAGTCCAACCCCACCTACAAGCTCGTCACGCCGGAGCGTTCCTATGTGATGCGCTCCAAGCCGGGGCCGGTGGCCAAGCTGCTGCCGTCGGCGCACGCGATCGAGCGTGAGTACCGCGTGATGTCGGCACTGCAAGGCACCGCCGTGCCGGTGCCACGGATGCACCTGCTCTGCGAAGACGAATCGGTGATCGGCCGCGCCTTCTTCATCATGGAGTTCATGCAAGGCCGGGTGCTGTGGGACCAGTCCCTGCCCGGCATGTCGCGCGACGAACGCGCCGCGCTCTACGACGAGATGAACCGCGTGATCGCCGCCCTGCACCAGGTCGACGTGAAGGCGATCGGCCTCGCCGACTACGGCAAGCCCGGCAGCTACTTCGAGCGCCAGATCGCACGCTGGAGCAAGCAGTACGTCGCCTCGATCACCCTGCCCATCGAGGCGATGGACCGGCTGATGGAGTGGCTGCCGGCGCACATGCCGGCCAGCGCACGTGATGAATCGCAAGTGTCGATCGTGCACGGCGACTACCGCCTCGACAACCTGATGTTCCACCCGACCGAGCCACGTGCCATCGCCGTGCTCGACTGGGAACTGTCGACGCTCGGCCATCCGCTCGCTGACTTCAGCTACCACTGCATGTCGTGGCACATCCCGCAGGCCACCTTCCGTGGCATCGGCGGGCTCGACCTCGCGTCACTGGGCATCCCGACAGAGGCCGACTACCTGCGCCGCTACTGCGAGCGCACAGGCCGCCACGACGTGGCCAGCGTAGAAGCCGACTGGAACTTCTACCTCGCCTACAACCTCTTCCGCGCCGCCGGCATCTCGCAAGGCATCGCCAAACGCGTGGAGAACGGCACTGCCTCCAGCGCCGAAGCGCGCCAGGTGGCCGCGAGCGCCCGCCCGCTGGCCGACATGGCCTGGCACTTTGCCCAGCAGGCCTGA
- a CDS encoding Crp/Fnr family transcriptional regulator, protein MNSPVLTIEEQSNIESGAWFSKLSQPLREAILSRAHVRRLADGAMLASRGAQAESWSGVAKGAVRVSSVSLSGKEITLTYVEPGVWFGDISLFDNFPRTHDSYAHGETTLLVVRKPDFQELLAQFPELYEALLRLNCRRLRLMFDMIEDLNTRPLSARLAKQILLLARGYGVKQGDEIRIGLQLAQEDLAQLLGASRQRVNQELKGFERAGAVRIEPTRLVVLSREKLISLSER, encoded by the coding sequence ATGAACAGCCCCGTTCTTACAATCGAAGAGCAGTCCAACATCGAGTCCGGCGCGTGGTTCTCCAAACTCTCACAGCCTCTGCGGGAAGCCATCTTGTCGAGAGCCCATGTGAGGCGCCTGGCCGATGGCGCGATGCTCGCGTCGCGCGGCGCGCAAGCCGAGAGCTGGTCGGGCGTGGCCAAAGGCGCGGTGCGCGTGAGCTCGGTGTCGCTCTCGGGCAAGGAGATCACGCTCACGTATGTGGAGCCGGGCGTGTGGTTCGGCGACATCTCGCTGTTCGACAACTTCCCGCGCACGCACGATTCGTATGCGCACGGCGAGACCACCCTGCTCGTGGTGCGCAAGCCCGACTTCCAGGAGCTGCTCGCGCAATTCCCCGAGCTGTACGAAGCGCTGCTGCGCCTCAACTGCCGCCGCCTGCGCTTGATGTTCGACATGATCGAAGACCTCAACACGCGGCCGTTGTCGGCACGCCTGGCCAAGCAGATCCTGCTGCTGGCGCGCGGTTACGGCGTGAAGCAAGGCGACGAGATCCGCATCGGCCTGCAGCTGGCGCAGGAAGACCTGGCGCAGCTTCTCGGCGCCTCGCGCCAGCGTGTGAACCAGGAGCTCAAGGGCTTCGAGCGTGCCGGCGCGGTGCGCATCGAGCCCACGCGCCTCGTGGTGCTCTCGCGCGAGAAGCTGATCTCACTTTCCGAACGCTGA
- a CDS encoding H-NS histone family protein, which yields MSSLQDLLAKRAALEQEIEATQKRERQDAIAKVKSIMAEYGLTVADLATKGSGPKAGVSKGTKVAPKYRNSATGETWSGRGLQPNWLKAAIASGKKLDDFAL from the coding sequence ATGTCCTCACTGCAAGACTTGCTGGCAAAACGCGCGGCACTCGAACAGGAAATCGAGGCGACCCAAAAACGCGAGCGCCAAGACGCCATCGCAAAGGTCAAATCCATCATGGCCGAATATGGGCTCACGGTGGCCGATCTGGCGACCAAGGGCTCCGGCCCCAAGGCGGGCGTCAGCAAAGGCACGAAGGTCGCGCCCAAGTACCGCAACAGCGCGACCGGCGAAACCTGGAGCGGCCGCGGGCTGCAGCCCAACTGGCTCAAGGCCGCCATCGCTTCCGGCAAGAAGCTCGACGACTTCGCGCTTTGA
- the hrpA gene encoding ATP-dependent RNA helicase HrpA — protein sequence MTTDAPARRGRPAPVTATPLPPITFPESLPVSGKREEIERALSQAQVVIVCGETGSGKTTQLPKIALAMGRGRANTGKLIGHTQPRRIAASSVAKRIADELKTPLGEIVGYKVRFQDRLQPDASVKLMTDGILLAETQTDPLLKAYDTLIIDEAHERSLNIDFLLGYLRQILPRRPDLKIIVTSATIDADRFAQHFASRHGPAPVIMVSGRLFPVEQRYRPFEESREYGLNDAIGDAVDELWREGAGDVLVFLPGEREIREAADHLRRHHPPGVEVVPLFARLSQQEQDRVFEPHSARRIVLATNVAETSLTVPGIQYVIDAGTARVKRYSYRNKVEQLQIEAVSQAAANQRAGRCGRVSNGICIRLYDEKDFNERPRFTDPEILRSSLAGVILRMKSLGLGLVEDFPFLEPPPRRAVADGYQLLNELGAVDDQNELTATGRELAKLPLDPRVGRMILEARNRQALAEVLVIASALSVQDVRDRPIEQQQAADNAHKKFDDEKSEFVGTLKLWKWLEDSKGGQGEHKLSNRKQEQLLRDNFISPRRVREWRDIHSQLHTVVAEHGWRLNGSPATYDQLHMTMLAGLLGNIGLKSDEDDWYLGARGIRFYKHPGANLSKKPGRWIVAAELVETTRLFGRGIANIEPQWLPIVGAHLLKTQLLEPHWEKKAGEVVALERATLYGIVVYSNRRVNFGNVDPVAAREIFIREALVNGEWETRLPFLAANRKLIQQVEELEHKSRRQDVLVDDELIYAFYDQQLPADVVSGSTLERWYREEVKRQPKLLLLTRDELMRHEAAGITTAAFPKTVRLGGVDCSATYLHEPGDAKDGVTVTVPIFALNQVSDERCEWLVPGMLKDKVLALVKSLHQRPRSRLVPLPDYAAEFCELTPFAQGSLVDSLLKAVRDRTQLAVQRNDFKLEQLPPHLFMNFRVVDEHGRQLAMGRNLASLKAELGGQARSAFQALAVLRPGLPKAAEAEPVPAAAAKPHAPVKAEIVAPPTTSDARYTDWTFGELPELMEVKRGSQSLVGFPALIDKGDHVLIEVFDEPDIAAAKHRAGLRRLVALQIKDALKYLEKNIPDLQKMAVFYMPLGTADELRQQIVDLALDRAFLGDPLPTDAQVFRKRIDEGRGRLTLIANEVARGALAILTEYAAAARKLKDARPPKDVADDIQAQLMRLLPKRFVLDTPWAQLAHLPRYLKGVTMRLDKLRSDPTRDATRLAEMRPLEQRYLRLMADRRGVRDARLDEFRWLLEELRVSLFAQELRTPQPVSVKRLEKALQQINA from the coding sequence TTGACGACAGACGCCCCCGCGCGTCGTGGCCGGCCCGCCCCGGTGACCGCGACGCCCTTGCCCCCGATCACCTTCCCTGAATCGCTGCCCGTCTCGGGCAAACGCGAGGAGATCGAACGCGCGCTGTCTCAAGCCCAGGTCGTGATCGTTTGCGGCGAGACCGGCTCCGGCAAGACCACCCAGCTGCCGAAGATTGCACTCGCGATGGGCCGGGGCCGTGCCAACACCGGCAAGCTCATTGGCCACACCCAGCCGCGGCGCATTGCCGCCTCCAGCGTGGCCAAGCGCATCGCCGACGAGCTGAAGACGCCGCTCGGCGAAATCGTGGGCTACAAGGTGCGCTTCCAGGACCGCCTGCAGCCGGACGCGAGCGTGAAGCTCATGACCGACGGCATCCTGCTCGCCGAGACGCAGACCGACCCACTGCTCAAGGCGTATGACACGCTGATCATCGACGAGGCCCACGAGCGCAGCCTCAACATCGACTTCCTACTCGGCTATCTGCGGCAGATCCTGCCACGCCGGCCCGACCTCAAGATCATCGTCACCTCGGCCACCATCGACGCCGACCGCTTCGCGCAGCACTTCGCGTCGCGCCACGGGCCGGCGCCGGTGATCATGGTGTCGGGGCGCCTCTTTCCGGTCGAGCAGCGCTACCGGCCGTTCGAGGAGAGCCGCGAGTACGGGCTCAACGACGCGATCGGCGATGCCGTCGACGAACTCTGGCGCGAAGGTGCGGGTGACGTGCTCGTCTTCCTGCCCGGCGAGCGCGAGATCCGCGAGGCCGCCGACCATCTTCGTCGCCACCATCCACCGGGCGTGGAAGTGGTGCCGCTGTTCGCCCGCCTCTCGCAGCAGGAGCAAGACCGCGTCTTCGAGCCGCACAGCGCCCGCCGCATCGTGCTGGCCACCAACGTGGCCGAGACCTCGCTGACCGTGCCGGGCATCCAATACGTGATCGACGCCGGCACTGCCCGCGTCAAGCGCTACAGCTACCGCAACAAGGTCGAGCAGCTGCAGATCGAAGCGGTGAGCCAGGCCGCGGCCAACCAGCGCGCCGGGCGTTGTGGCCGGGTCAGCAACGGCATCTGCATCCGCCTCTACGACGAGAAGGACTTCAACGAACGCCCGCGCTTCACCGACCCCGAGATCCTGCGTTCGTCGCTGGCGGGCGTGATCCTGCGCATGAAGTCGCTTGGGCTGGGTCTGGTCGAAGACTTCCCGTTCCTCGAGCCGCCCCCTCGCCGTGCGGTGGCCGACGGCTATCAGCTGCTCAACGAGCTCGGTGCCGTCGACGACCAGAACGAGTTGACCGCCACCGGCCGCGAACTTGCCAAGCTGCCGCTCGACCCGCGCGTCGGCCGCATGATCCTCGAAGCGCGCAACCGCCAAGCCTTGGCCGAGGTGCTCGTCATCGCGTCGGCCCTCAGCGTGCAGGACGTGCGCGACCGCCCCATCGAGCAGCAACAGGCCGCCGACAACGCCCACAAGAAGTTCGACGACGAGAAGTCGGAGTTTGTGGGCACGCTCAAGCTCTGGAAGTGGCTGGAAGACAGCAAAGGTGGCCAGGGCGAACACAAGCTGTCGAACCGCAAGCAGGAGCAGCTGCTGCGCGACAACTTCATCTCGCCGCGCCGCGTGCGCGAGTGGCGCGACATCCATTCCCAGCTGCACACGGTCGTGGCCGAACACGGCTGGCGGCTGAACGGTTCGCCCGCCACCTACGACCAGCTCCACATGACCATGCTCGCCGGCCTGCTGGGCAATATCGGCCTCAAGAGCGACGAGGACGACTGGTACCTTGGCGCACGTGGCATCCGTTTTTACAAGCACCCGGGCGCCAACCTGAGCAAGAAGCCGGGCCGCTGGATCGTCGCGGCCGAGCTGGTCGAGACCACGCGCCTTTTCGGCCGCGGCATCGCCAACATCGAGCCGCAGTGGCTACCGATCGTCGGCGCGCACCTCTTGAAGACGCAGCTGCTCGAGCCGCATTGGGAGAAGAAGGCCGGCGAGGTGGTGGCGCTGGAGCGCGCCACGCTCTACGGCATCGTGGTCTACAGCAACCGGCGGGTGAACTTCGGCAACGTCGACCCGGTCGCGGCGCGCGAGATCTTCATCCGCGAAGCGCTGGTGAATGGCGAGTGGGAGACACGCCTGCCGTTCCTCGCCGCCAACCGCAAGCTCATCCAGCAGGTCGAGGAACTGGAGCACAAGTCGCGCCGGCAGGACGTGCTGGTCGACGACGAGCTGATCTACGCCTTCTACGACCAGCAGCTGCCGGCCGATGTGGTGAGCGGCTCGACGCTGGAGCGCTGGTACCGCGAAGAGGTGAAGCGCCAGCCGAAACTGCTGCTGCTCACGCGCGACGAGCTGATGCGCCATGAAGCGGCCGGCATCACCACCGCGGCGTTCCCCAAGACCGTGCGCCTGGGCGGCGTGGACTGCAGCGCGACCTACCTCCACGAGCCGGGTGATGCGAAAGACGGTGTCACCGTCACCGTGCCCATCTTTGCGCTCAACCAGGTGAGCGACGAGCGCTGCGAATGGCTGGTGCCCGGCATGTTGAAGGACAAGGTGCTCGCGCTCGTGAAGAGCCTGCACCAGCGGCCACGTTCGCGCCTGGTGCCGCTGCCCGACTACGCCGCCGAGTTCTGCGAGCTCACGCCGTTTGCGCAAGGTTCGCTGGTCGACAGTCTGCTCAAGGCGGTGCGCGATCGCACGCAACTCGCGGTGCAACGCAACGACTTCAAGCTCGAACAGTTGCCGCCGCACCTCTTCATGAACTTCCGCGTGGTCGACGAGCACGGCCGGCAGCTCGCGATGGGCCGCAACCTCGCAAGCCTCAAGGCCGAGCTGGGCGGGCAGGCGCGCTCGGCGTTCCAGGCGCTGGCGGTGTTGCGCCCCGGCCTGCCGAAAGCGGCGGAGGCAGAGCCTGTGCCCGCCGCCGCGGCGAAACCCCATGCGCCGGTCAAAGCCGAGATCGTCGCGCCCCCGACCACGAGCGATGCCCGCTACACCGACTGGACCTTCGGCGAGCTGCCAGAGTTGATGGAAGTCAAGCGTGGCAGTCAGAGCCTCGTCGGCTTCCCGGCTTTGATCGACAAGGGCGACCACGTGCTGATCGAGGTGTTCGACGAGCCCGACATCGCTGCGGCCAAGCACCGCGCCGGCTTGCGCCGCCTGGTCGCGTTGCAGATCAAGGATGCGCTCAAGTACCTCGAGAAGAACATCCCCGACCTGCAGAAGATGGCCGTCTTCTACATGCCGCTCGGCACGGCCGACGAGTTGCGCCAGCAGATCGTCGATCTGGCCCTCGACCGTGCCTTTCTCGGTGATCCGCTGCCGACCGATGCGCAAGTGTTCCGCAAGCGCATCGACGAAGGCCGTGGTCGCCTCACGCTGATTGCCAACGAGGTGGCGCGCGGGGCGCTGGCCATCCTCACCGAATACGCCGCCGCAGCGCGCAAGTTGAAGGACGCCCGGCCGCCAAAAGACGTCGCCGACGACATCCAGGCGCAGCTCATGCGCCTCTTGCCGAAGCGCTTCGTGCTCGACACCCCTTGGGCCCAGCTGGCGCATCTGCCGCGCTACCTGAAGGGCGTGACGATGCGGCTCGACAAGCTGCGCAGCGACCCCACCCGTGACGCCACACGCCTCGCCGAGATGCGTCCGCTGGAGCAGCGCTACCTGCGGCTGATGGCCGACCGGCGGGGCGTGCGTGATGCACGGCTCGATGAATTCCGCTGGCTGCTCGAAGAGCTTCGCGTGAGCCTCTTCGCGCAGGAGTTGCGCACACCTCAGCCGGTGAGCGTGAAGCGGCTCGAGAAAGCTTTGCAGCAAATCAACGCCTGA
- a CDS encoding acyl-CoA dehydrogenase family protein has product MDFAYSPRTQELQANLLRFMDDYIYPAEARYTAEIEANTKAGKRWTPLETIEELKVKARAQGLWNLFLPPSADGSVREAEYGPGLSNQEYAPLAEIMGRVMWSSEVFNCSAPDTGNMETIIRYGTAEHKKRWAEPLLDGKIRSAFAMTEPAVASSDATNIEARIERQGDEYVINGRKWWISGAGDPRCAIYIFMGKTDPSAPRHSQQSMILVPADTKGITVIRPLPVFGYDDAPHGHCEILFENVRVPVSNVLLGEGRGFEIAQGRLGPGRIHHCMRLIGLAERALELMCRRASSRVAFGRTVAEQGVTRERIAEARCRIEQARLLTLKSAWMMDVAGNKTAKAEIAMIKVVAPSMACQVIDWAMQVHGGGGMSDDFPLAYFYAMARTLRYADGPDEVHRNAIAKLELGRYAA; this is encoded by the coding sequence ATGGACTTCGCCTATTCCCCACGTACCCAGGAGCTGCAAGCCAACCTGCTGCGCTTCATGGACGACTACATCTACCCGGCCGAAGCGCGCTACACCGCCGAGATCGAAGCCAACACCAAGGCCGGCAAGCGCTGGACGCCGCTCGAGACGATCGAAGAGCTGAAGGTCAAGGCCCGCGCACAAGGACTGTGGAACCTCTTCCTGCCGCCGAGCGCCGACGGCTCGGTGCGCGAAGCCGAATACGGCCCCGGCCTGTCGAACCAGGAATACGCGCCGCTGGCCGAGATCATGGGCCGCGTGATGTGGTCAAGCGAGGTCTTCAACTGCTCGGCGCCCGACACCGGCAACATGGAAACCATCATTCGCTACGGCACGGCTGAGCACAAGAAGCGCTGGGCCGAGCCGCTGCTCGACGGCAAGATCCGCAGCGCCTTCGCGATGACCGAGCCGGCCGTGGCCTCGTCGGATGCGACCAACATCGAAGCGCGCATCGAACGCCAGGGCGACGAGTACGTCATCAACGGCCGCAAGTGGTGGATCTCGGGCGCCGGCGACCCGCGCTGCGCGATCTACATCTTCATGGGCAAGACCGACCCGAGCGCGCCGCGCCATAGCCAGCAGTCGATGATCCTCGTGCCGGCCGACACCAAGGGCATCACCGTGATCCGCCCCCTGCCCGTCTTCGGCTACGACGACGCGCCGCACGGCCACTGCGAGATCCTGTTCGAGAACGTGCGGGTGCCGGTGAGCAACGTGCTGCTCGGCGAAGGCCGTGGCTTCGAGATCGCCCAAGGCCGCCTCGGCCCGGGCCGCATCCACCACTGCATGCGACTGATCGGCCTGGCCGAGCGTGCGCTTGAACTGATGTGCCGGCGTGCCAGCTCGCGCGTGGCCTTCGGCCGCACCGTGGCCGAGCAAGGCGTGACGCGCGAGCGCATCGCCGAAGCCCGCTGCCGCATCGAGCAGGCCCGCCTGCTCACGCTCAAGTCAGCCTGGATGATGGACGTGGCCGGCAACAAGACCGCCAAGGCCGAGATCGCGATGATCAAGGTGGTGGCGCCGTCGATGGCCTGCCAGGTGATCGACTGGGCCATGCAGGTGCACGGTGGCGGCGGCATGTCGGACGACTTCCCGCTCGCCTACTTCTATGCGATGGCCCGCACGTTGCGTTATGCCGACGGCCCGGACGAAGTGCACCGCAACGCCATCGCCAAGCTGGAACTCGGGCGCTACGCCGCCTGA
- the argA gene encoding amino-acid N-acetyltransferase, which produces MDLIFPHTFVPWFRSVAPHIHAHRGKTFVVAIAGELIAAGKLTAFAQDCALMQAMGVKLVLVHGFRPQVEEQLQAKGHVSRFSHGMRVTDPVALDCAQEAAGQLRYEIEAAFSQGLPNTPMAGAAVRMISGNFITARPVGIVDGVDFQHTGLVRKIDAIAIRQNIDAGSLVLLSPFGFSPTGEAFNLSMEDVATSAAIELQADKLLFVTEVRGIPQDPHAGDPRDEDVEIDQELALADAEKLLAQLPNPTQPTDTAFYLQHAVKASKEGVERVHILPFKVDGGVLMEVFTHDGIGTMIVDEKLESLREATADDIGGILQLIEPFEKDGTLVKRDRTEIERDIDHYTVIEHDGVIFGCAALYPYPEAKTGEMAALTVSNNVQGQGDGERILKRIEQRAKAMGMTSIFVLTTRTMHWFIKRGFAQVDPDWLPESRKRKYNWDRRSQVLVKKLA; this is translated from the coding sequence ATGGACCTCATCTTTCCGCACACCTTCGTCCCGTGGTTCCGTTCGGTCGCGCCGCACATCCACGCGCATCGAGGCAAGACCTTCGTGGTGGCCATCGCGGGCGAGCTGATCGCGGCGGGCAAGCTCACGGCTTTCGCACAGGACTGCGCCCTGATGCAGGCGATGGGCGTCAAGCTCGTGCTGGTACACGGCTTTCGCCCGCAGGTGGAAGAGCAGCTGCAGGCCAAGGGCCACGTCTCGCGCTTCAGCCACGGCATGCGCGTCACCGACCCGGTGGCGCTCGACTGCGCGCAAGAAGCCGCGGGCCAGCTCCGATATGAGATCGAAGCGGCGTTTTCACAAGGCCTGCCCAATACCCCCATGGCCGGCGCAGCCGTGCGCATGATCTCGGGCAACTTCATCACCGCACGGCCCGTTGGCATCGTCGACGGTGTGGATTTCCAGCACACCGGCCTCGTGCGCAAGATCGACGCCATCGCCATCCGCCAGAACATCGACGCGGGCTCGCTGGTGTTGCTCTCACCCTTCGGCTTCTCGCCCACCGGCGAGGCCTTCAACCTCAGCATGGAAGACGTGGCCACCAGCGCGGCGATCGAGCTGCAGGCCGACAAGCTGCTCTTCGTGACCGAGGTTCGCGGCATCCCGCAAGACCCGCATGCCGGCGACCCGCGCGATGAAGACGTCGAGATCGACCAGGAGCTGGCGCTGGCGGATGCCGAAAAGCTGCTCGCCCAACTGCCGAACCCGACCCAGCCCACCGACACGGCCTTCTACCTGCAGCATGCCGTCAAGGCCAGCAAGGAAGGCGTGGAGCGGGTGCACATCCTGCCCTTCAAGGTGGACGGGGGCGTGCTGATGGAGGTCTTCACGCACGACGGCATCGGCACCATGATCGTCGACGAAAAACTCGAGAGCCTGCGCGAAGCCACCGCCGACGACATCGGCGGCATCCTGCAGCTGATCGAGCCGTTTGAAAAAGACGGCACGCTCGTCAAACGCGACCGCACCGAGATCGAGCGCGACATCGACCACTACACCGTGATCGAGCACGACGGCGTGATCTTCGGCTGCGCGGCGCTCTACCCCTACCCCGAAGCCAAGACCGGCGAAATGGCCGCCCTCACCGTGAGCAACAACGTGCAAGGCCAGGGCGACGGCGAGCGCATCCTCAAGCGCATCGAACAGCGCGCCAAGGCCATGGGCATGACGAGCATCTTCGTTCTGACGACGCGCACCATGCACTGGTTCATCAAGCGCGGTTTCGCGCAGGTCGACCCCGACTGGTTGCCCGAGTCACGCAAGCGCAAATACAACTGGGACCGCCGCTCCCAGGTGCTGGTGAAGAAACTGGCCTGA
- a CDS encoding oxidative damage protection protein, with translation MARTIQCVYLKKEGEGLDFAPYPGELGKRIYNEISKEAWQLWMKHQTMLVNENRLNLADQRARQYLARQMERFFFGEGAEQPAGYVPPSA, from the coding sequence ATGGCCCGCACCATTCAATGCGTGTATCTGAAGAAAGAAGGCGAAGGCCTGGATTTCGCGCCGTACCCGGGCGAGCTGGGCAAACGTATCTACAACGAGATCAGCAAGGAAGCCTGGCAGCTGTGGATGAAACACCAGACCATGCTGGTCAACGAGAACCGTTTGAACCTGGCCGACCAGCGTGCCCGCCAGTATCTGGCGCGCCAGATGGAACGATTCTTCTTCGGTGAAGGCGCCGAACAGCCTGCGGGGTATGTCCCGCCCTCGGCCTGA
- a CDS encoding glutathione S-transferase N-terminal domain-containing protein → MIDVYSWATPNGHKVHIMLEECGLPYRAHPVNIGAGDQFKPEFLAISPNNKIPAIVDPDGPDGEPISLFESGAILLYLAGKTGRFLPSTVRGRYEVLEWLMFQMGGVGPMLGQAHHFRIYAPEKLPYAIDRYTNEAKRLYGVMDKRLAKSKYIAGPEYTIADIAIFPWLRSWKNQGIDWADYPHLKGWFDEIAARPAVQRGVEVLADLRKPLVDSQARDVLFGKQQYERR, encoded by the coding sequence ATGATCGACGTGTATTCGTGGGCTACCCCCAACGGCCACAAGGTCCACATCATGCTCGAGGAGTGCGGCCTGCCCTACCGCGCGCACCCGGTGAACATCGGCGCCGGCGACCAGTTCAAGCCTGAGTTCCTGGCGATCAGCCCGAACAACAAGATCCCCGCCATCGTCGACCCCGACGGGCCGGATGGCGAGCCGATCTCCTTGTTCGAATCGGGCGCCATCCTGCTCTACCTCGCCGGCAAGACCGGGCGTTTTCTGCCCAGCACGGTACGTGGGCGCTACGAGGTGCTGGAGTGGCTGATGTTCCAGATGGGCGGCGTGGGCCCGATGCTCGGCCAGGCGCATCACTTCCGCATCTACGCGCCCGAGAAGTTGCCCTATGCCATCGACCGCTACACCAACGAAGCCAAGCGGCTCTATGGCGTGATGGACAAGCGCCTGGCCAAGAGCAAGTACATCGCCGGCCCCGAGTACACGATTGCCGACATCGCCATCTTCCCGTGGCTGCGCTCGTGGAAGAACCAGGGCATCGACTGGGCCGACTACCCGCACCTCAAGGGCTGGTTCGACGAGATCGCGGCGCGGCCTGCCGTGCAGCGTGGGGTGGAAGTGCTGGCCGACCTGCGCAAACCGCTGGTCGACTCACAAGCGCGCGACGTGCTCTTCGGCAAGCAGCAGTACGAGCGACGTTGA